A window from Thermodesulfovibrionales bacterium encodes these proteins:
- a CDS encoding radical SAM protein has translation MIIREIKARTILTRSLVYDYSLNPYVGCQHECRYCYAMFMRRFTGHSERWGDFVDVKINAPELLSSEIKKKGRVWISGVCDPYQPVERKYRLTRRCLEILIDNNWPVTIQTKSPLVLRDRDVLVRSDNIEVGFTITTADERIRRIFEPHAPPVDKRIEALRILHSGGIKTFAMIAPILPGAEGLVDLLYGKVDYIILDRLNYHYADWVYRKYKLLWAKEDRFFICMIKKLKKEFEKRGIECLIVSD, from the coding sequence ATGATAATCAGAGAAATAAAGGCCAGAACCATCCTCACAAGATCTCTTGTCTATGATTACAGTTTAAATCCCTATGTAGGCTGTCAGCACGAATGCCGTTACTGTTATGCCATGTTTATGAGGAGGTTCACTGGCCATTCTGAGAGATGGGGTGACTTTGTTGATGTAAAGATAAATGCTCCTGAACTCCTTAGCTCAGAGATTAAGAAAAAGGGCAGGGTATGGATAAGCGGAGTATGCGATCCCTATCAGCCTGTTGAAAGGAAATACAGATTAACAAGAAGATGCCTTGAAATACTCATTGATAATAACTGGCCTGTTACAATCCAGACAAAATCTCCTCTTGTATTAAGGGACAGGGATGTACTGGTAAGGTCAGATAATATAGAGGTTGGTTTTACAATCACAACTGCTGATGAGAGAATAAGAAGGATCTTTGAACCTCATGCACCGCCTGTAGATAAAAGAATAGAAGCACTAAGGATACTCCATTCAGGAGGCATCAAAACCTTTGCAATGATCGCTCCAATACTTCCTGGAGCTGAGGGTCTTGTTGATCTTCTTTATGGAAAGGTTGACTACATAATCCTTGACAGGCTTAATTATCACTATGCAGACTGGGTATATAGAAAATATAAACTTCTCTGGGCAAAGGAAGATAGATTTTTTATTTGTATGATAAAGAAACTGAAAAAAGAATTTGAGAAAAGGGGTATAGAGTGCCTTATTGTGAGTGATTAG